In a single window of the Pseudomonas sp. B21-015 genome:
- a CDS encoding sarcosine oxidase subunit gamma, with product MTAANVYQQRPTTGAKAESSLHHADLASLVGKGRKNAGVTVREKKLLGHLTIRGDGHDAAFAAGVHKALGLELPSALTVVIKGETSLQWMGPDEWLLIVPTGEEFAAEKKLREALGDLHIQIVNVSGGQQILELSGPNVRQVLMKSTSYDVHPNNFPVGKAVGTVFAKSQLVIRHTAEDTWELLIRRSFSDYWWLWLQDASAEFGLSVQA from the coding sequence ATGACCGCAGCCAATGTTTACCAACAACGCCCAACCACTGGGGCCAAGGCCGAGTCGTCGCTGCATCATGCCGACCTCGCCAGCCTGGTGGGCAAGGGTCGCAAGAACGCCGGCGTGACCGTGCGTGAGAAAAAACTCCTCGGTCACCTGACCATCCGTGGCGATGGCCACGATGCCGCGTTCGCCGCTGGCGTGCACAAGGCCCTCGGCCTGGAACTGCCGTCCGCGCTGACCGTGGTGATCAAAGGCGAAACCAGCCTGCAATGGATGGGGCCGGATGAATGGCTGCTGATCGTGCCGACCGGTGAAGAGTTCGCCGCCGAGAAAAAACTGCGTGAAGCGCTGGGCGACCTGCACATCCAGATCGTCAACGTCAGTGGTGGCCAGCAGATCCTCGAACTGAGCGGCCCGAATGTGCGCCAGGTGCTGATGAAATCCACCAGCTACGACGTGCACCCCAACAACTTCCCGGTGGGCAAGGCTGTTGGCACGGTGTTCGCCAAGTCGCAACTGGTGATCCGCCATACCGCCGAAGACACTTGGGAACTGCTGATCCGCCGTAGCTTCTCGGATTACTGGTGGTTGTGGTTGCAGGATGCCTCTGCTGAGTTCGGGCTTAGCGTCCAGGCGTAA
- the purU gene encoding formyltetrahydrofolate deformylase, with amino-acid sequence MSRAPDTWILTADCPSVLGTVDAVTRFLFEQGCYVTEHHSFDDRLSGRFFIRVEFRQPDGFDEQAFRAGLAERGNAFGMIFELTPPNYRPKVVIMVSKADHCLNDLLYRQRIGQLSMDVAAVVSNHPDLKPLADWHQIPYYHFPLDPNDKPSQERQVWQVIEESGAELVILARYMQVLSPELCRKLDGKAINIHHSLLPGFKGAKPYHQAYNKGVKLVGATAHYINNDLDEGPIIAQGVEAVDHSHYPEDLIAKGRDIEGLTLARAVGYHIERRVFLNANRTVVL; translated from the coding sequence ATGAGCCGCGCCCCAGACACATGGATTCTGACCGCCGATTGCCCCAGCGTCCTCGGCACCGTGGATGCGGTGACCCGCTTTCTGTTCGAGCAGGGCTGCTACGTTACCGAGCACCATTCATTCGATGACCGGCTCTCGGGCCGTTTCTTCATTCGCGTGGAATTTCGTCAACCCGACGGTTTCGACGAACAAGCCTTTCGCGCAGGTCTGGCAGAGCGTGGTAACGCCTTCGGGATGATCTTCGAGCTGACCCCGCCGAATTACCGGCCAAAAGTGGTGATCATGGTCTCCAAGGCCGATCACTGCCTCAACGATTTGCTCTACCGCCAGCGCATCGGCCAATTGTCGATGGACGTGGCCGCCGTGGTTTCCAACCACCCGGACCTCAAGCCGTTGGCCGACTGGCACCAGATTCCGTACTACCATTTTCCGCTGGACCCCAACGACAAGCCGTCCCAGGAGCGTCAGGTCTGGCAGGTGATCGAAGAGTCCGGCGCCGAACTGGTGATTCTTGCCCGTTACATGCAGGTCCTGTCGCCAGAGCTGTGCCGCAAACTCGACGGCAAGGCGATCAATATTCACCACTCCCTGCTGCCGGGTTTCAAGGGGGCCAAGCCCTATCACCAGGCCTACAACAAGGGCGTGAAACTGGTTGGCGCCACGGCGCATTACATCAACAACGACCTGGACGAAGGCCCGATCATCGCCCAGGGCGTGGAGGCTGTGGATCACAGCCACTATCCCGAAGACTTGATTGCCAAGGGGCGGGATATTGAAGGGCTGACCCTGGCGCGGGCCGTTGGTTATCACATTGAACGACGCGTGTTTTTGAATGCCAATCGCACTGTTGTTCTTTAG
- the fdhA gene encoding formaldehyde dehydrogenase, glutathione-independent translates to MSGNRGVVYLGAGKVGVQKIDYPKMQDPRGRKIEHGVILRVVSTNICGSDQHMVRGRTTAQTGLVLGHEITGEVIEKGSDVENLKIGDLVSVPFNVACGRCRSCKEMHTGVCLSVNPARPGGAYGYVDMGDWTGGQAEYAMVPYADFNLLKLPDRDRAMEKIRDLTCLSDILPTGYHGAVTAGVGPGSTVYIAGAGPVGLAAAASARLLGAAVVIIGDVNPIRLAHAKAQGFEIADLSTDTPLHEQIAALLGEPEVDCAVDAVGFEARGHGHSGVKHEAPATVLNSLMGVVRVAGKIGIPGLYVTEDPGAVDAAAKMGSLSIRFGLGWAKSHSFHTGQTPVMKYNRQLMQAIMWDRIKIADIVGVEVISLDDAPRGYGEFDAGVPKKFVIDPHKLFSAA, encoded by the coding sequence ATGTCTGGTAATCGTGGTGTGGTGTATCTCGGCGCTGGCAAGGTCGGAGTACAGAAAATCGACTATCCCAAAATGCAGGACCCGCGCGGCAGGAAGATCGAGCACGGTGTCATCCTGCGCGTAGTTTCCACCAACATCTGTGGTTCCGATCAGCACATGGTGCGCGGTCGTACCACCGCTCAGACCGGTCTGGTACTGGGCCACGAGATCACCGGTGAAGTGATCGAGAAGGGCAGCGATGTCGAGAACCTGAAGATCGGCGATCTGGTATCGGTACCATTCAACGTCGCTTGCGGGCGCTGCCGTTCCTGCAAAGAGATGCACACCGGTGTCTGCCTGAGCGTCAACCCGGCGCGTCCGGGCGGTGCCTATGGTTATGTCGACATGGGTGACTGGACCGGTGGCCAGGCCGAATACGCCATGGTGCCGTATGCCGACTTCAACCTGCTGAAACTGCCGGATCGCGATCGGGCCATGGAGAAAATCCGCGACCTGACCTGCCTCTCCGACATCCTGCCAACCGGCTACCACGGCGCAGTGACCGCCGGTGTTGGCCCAGGCAGCACGGTGTACATCGCGGGCGCCGGCCCGGTTGGTCTGGCGGCTGCCGCTTCCGCTCGCCTGTTGGGCGCGGCGGTGGTGATCATCGGTGACGTCAACCCGATCCGCCTGGCACACGCCAAGGCTCAGGGTTTCGAAATCGCCGACCTGTCGACAGACACTCCGCTGCACGAGCAGATCGCTGCGCTGTTGGGCGAGCCTGAAGTCGATTGCGCCGTCGATGCGGTGGGCTTCGAAGCCCGCGGTCATGGCCATTCTGGCGTGAAACACGAAGCCCCGGCCACCGTGCTCAACTCCCTGATGGGCGTAGTTCGCGTGGCTGGCAAAATCGGTATCCCTGGCCTGTACGTGACCGAAGATCCAGGTGCGGTGGATGCCGCCGCGAAAATGGGCAGCCTGAGCATCCGCTTCGGTCTGGGCTGGGCTAAATCCCATAGCTTCCACACCGGCCAGACGCCAGTGATGAAGTACAACCGCCAGTTGATGCAGGCGATCATGTGGGACCGCATCAAGATTGCCGACATCGTGGGGGTGGAAGTCATCAGCCTGGACGACGCACCACGGGGCTACGGCGAGTTCGATGCGGGCGTGCCGAAGAAGTTTGTGATCGATCCGCACAAGTTGTTTAGTGCGGCGTAA
- a CDS encoding DUF2780 domain-containing protein — protein MNVSRGFALASLMAVASLTTLAASPAFAQFSLVDAAKAVSAMQGDEGDDADEGDDADGIVAAAPKAAGLLNTLGSQLDITPEQAIGGAGAMLGLARNQLSGQDFSELSKNVPGLAQIAGNSAISGLNGLGGLLGAGSDKNALLDGLLGNVKDTKDLNNAFSALGMDTGMVGLFAPVILQYLGQQGVAGSLLQNLGGIWGTGAGS, from the coding sequence ATGAACGTTTCACGCGGTTTTGCACTGGCATCGCTCATGGCTGTCGCTTCGTTGACGACGCTGGCCGCCAGCCCGGCCTTTGCACAGTTCAGCCTCGTTGATGCGGCCAAAGCGGTTTCGGCGATGCAGGGCGACGAGGGGGATGATGCCGACGAGGGCGATGATGCCGATGGCATCGTGGCGGCGGCGCCCAAGGCGGCCGGTTTGCTCAATACCCTGGGTTCGCAGCTCGACATCACCCCGGAGCAGGCTATCGGCGGTGCCGGCGCGATGCTGGGGCTGGCGAGGAATCAGCTCAGCGGTCAGGACTTCTCTGAACTGAGCAAAAATGTTCCGGGCCTCGCTCAGATCGCCGGCAACAGCGCGATCAGTGGTCTGAATGGATTGGGCGGGCTGCTTGGCGCCGGTTCGGATAAGAATGCGTTGCTCGATGGCTTGCTGGGTAACGTCAAGGACACCAAGGACCTGAACAACGCCTTCAGCGCTTTGGGCATGGACACCGGGATGGTCGGCCTGTTTGCCCCGGTGATCCTGCAATACCTCGGTCAACAAGGCGTTGCCGGTTCGCTGCTGCAAAATCTTGGCGGGATCTGGGGCACAGGCGCTGGTAGCTGA
- a CDS encoding acyltransferase, producing MRRLLTGCFVTLLLLLNTLVLFGPLMVFALLKLLLPGRFRDYASWAVMWIAETWAEIDKLIFRLCIPTQWDIRGGDELRRDTSYLVISNHQSWVDIPALIQTLNRRTPFFKFFLKKELIWVPFLGLAWWALDYPFMKRYSKAFLEKHPELAGKDLEITKQACKLYKRQSVTVVNYLEGTRYTAAKSDQQQSPFTYLLKPKAGGVAFVLAAMGEQLDAILDVTVVYPQQKIPGFWDLISGNVPRVIIDIHTRELDPALWQGDYENDPAFRETIQNWVNQLWIEKDRRIKALRAKG from the coding sequence ATGCGCCGCCTGCTCACCGGCTGTTTCGTTACCCTGCTGCTGTTGCTTAACACCCTGGTCCTGTTCGGGCCTTTGATGGTATTCGCGCTGCTCAAACTGCTCCTGCCCGGGCGCTTTCGCGATTACGCCTCGTGGGCGGTGATGTGGATTGCCGAAACCTGGGCCGAGATCGACAAACTGATCTTCCGGCTGTGCATCCCCACGCAATGGGACATTCGCGGCGGCGATGAACTGCGCCGCGACACATCGTATCTGGTGATCAGCAACCATCAGTCCTGGGTCGATATCCCGGCGCTGATCCAGACGCTTAACCGACGCACGCCGTTCTTCAAGTTCTTCCTCAAGAAAGAACTGATCTGGGTGCCGTTCCTGGGCCTGGCCTGGTGGGCGTTGGACTATCCGTTCATGAAGCGCTACAGCAAGGCGTTCCTGGAGAAGCACCCGGAGCTGGCCGGCAAGGACCTGGAGATCACCAAACAAGCCTGCAAGTTGTACAAACGCCAGTCAGTGACGGTGGTAAATTATCTGGAAGGCACCCGCTACACAGCAGCGAAAAGCGACCAACAACAGTCACCCTTCACCTACTTGCTCAAGCCCAAGGCGGGCGGCGTGGCGTTCGTGCTGGCAGCGATGGGCGAACAGCTGGATGCCATTCTCGACGTGACGGTGGTGTATCCGCAGCAGAAGATTCCGGGGTTCTGGGATTTGATCAGCGGCAACGTGCCCAGGGTGATCATCGACATCCACACTCGCGAACTGGACCCGGCACTTTGGCAAGGCGATTACGAAAACGATCCGGCGTTTCGCGAAACGATCCAGAACTGGGTCAACCAGCTCTGGATCGAGAAGGACCGGCGCATCAAGGCACTACGCGCCAAGGGCTGA
- a CDS encoding ATP-dependent zinc protease, whose translation MKSLLALLSLVALPVLAAEPTLYGRYEYIALPEIGGEVLKAKMDTGALTASLSAKDIETFTRDGDEWVRFRLATKGASNKVYEHKVARISKIKTRSEEDEDDKEVIEPTKRPVVDLELCLGNVKRTVEVNLTDRSSFNYPLLIGAKALREFGAAVNPARRFTADKPDC comes from the coding sequence GTGAAATCTCTCCTTGCACTGCTTTCCCTCGTGGCCCTTCCAGTCCTGGCCGCCGAGCCGACCCTGTACGGGCGTTACGAATACATCGCGCTGCCGGAAATCGGCGGCGAAGTCCTCAAGGCCAAAATGGACACCGGCGCCCTGACCGCGTCGCTGTCAGCCAAAGACATCGAAACCTTCACCCGCGACGGTGATGAGTGGGTGCGCTTCCGCCTTGCCACCAAAGGCGCGAGCAACAAGGTCTACGAACACAAGGTCGCGCGGATCAGCAAGATCAAGACCCGCTCCGAAGAAGACGAGGATGACAAGGAAGTGATCGAGCCGACCAAGCGTCCGGTGGTCGATCTGGAACTGTGCCTGGGCAATGTCAAGCGCACCGTCGAGGTCAACCTCACCGACCGCAGCAGTTTCAACTACCCGTTGTTGATCGGCGCCAAAGCCCTGCGTGAGTTCGGTGCGGCGGTGAACCCGGCGCGTCGCTTCACGGCCGACAAACCCGACTGCTGA
- the creB gene encoding two-component system response regulator CreB, whose protein sequence is MPHILIVEDEAAIADTLIFALQGDGFTTAWLSLGVAALEHQRATPADLIILDIGLPDISGFETCKQLRRFSDVPVIFLSARDAEIDRVVGLEIGADDYVVKPFSPREVAARVRAILKRMAPRPVAEVASALFRIDSERVQISYRSQPLSLTRHEFRLLQCLLEQPERVFSREQLLDALGVAADAGYDRSIDSHIKSVRAKLRLVKADAEPIQTHRGLGYSYSPGHS, encoded by the coding sequence ATGCCTCATATCCTGATTGTCGAAGACGAAGCGGCGATTGCCGACACCCTGATTTTCGCCTTGCAGGGCGACGGCTTCACCACCGCCTGGTTGAGCCTTGGTGTGGCGGCGCTTGAACATCAGCGCGCCACGCCGGCCGACCTGATCATTCTCGACATTGGCCTACCAGACATCAGCGGCTTCGAGACCTGCAAGCAGTTGCGGCGTTTCAGCGACGTGCCGGTGATCTTCCTCAGCGCCCGTGACGCCGAAATCGACCGTGTGGTGGGCCTGGAGATCGGCGCCGACGACTACGTGGTCAAACCGTTCAGCCCTCGGGAAGTGGCGGCGCGGGTCAGGGCGATTCTCAAACGCATGGCGCCACGACCGGTGGCGGAGGTGGCTTCAGCGCTGTTTCGCATCGACAGCGAACGGGTGCAGATCAGCTATCGCAGTCAGCCCCTGAGCCTGACTCGCCATGAGTTTCGTTTGCTGCAATGCCTGCTGGAACAGCCCGAGCGAGTCTTCAGCCGCGAACAACTGCTCGATGCGCTGGGCGTGGCCGCCGATGCCGGTTACGACCGCAGCATCGACAGCCACATCAAGAGCGTGCGCGCCAAATTGCGTCTGGTGAAGGCCGACGCCGAGCCAATCCAGACCCACCGCGGCCTCGGTTACAGCTACAGCCCGGGGCACAGCTGA
- the creC gene encoding two-component system sensor histidine kinase CreC → MPLGIRIFLVYVLFIGLTGYFVLNTVMEEIRPGVRQSTEETLVDTANLMAEILRDDFKAGTLSQNRWPELLKAYGERQPKAKIWGLPKNQVNHRIYVTDAKGIVVLDSSGIAVGQDFSRWNDVYLTLRGEYGARSTRSNPDDSTSSVMHVGAPIRDNGQIIGVVTVAKPNSSLQPYVDRTERRLLAYGAGLIGLGLLFGALLSWWLSAALRRLTAYAQAVSEGRRVEVPHYRGGELEQLATAVEQMRTQLEGKAYVERYVHTLTHELKSPLAAIRGAAELLQGEMPLAQQQRFVSNIDSESARMQQLIERLLNLAQVEQRQGLEERVAVPLVDLVDELLSAQAARIEGKQLRVELHIAADLNLLGEPFLLRQALGNLLENALDFTPAYGVLRFCAERVGEQIEFRLFNQAEAIPDYALPRLSERFYSLPRPDSGRKSTGLGLNFVEEVVKLHGGMMSIGNVDGGVQVSLRLPSDR, encoded by the coding sequence ATGCCACTGGGGATCCGGATTTTTCTGGTCTACGTGCTGTTCATCGGCCTGACTGGCTACTTTGTGCTCAACACCGTGATGGAGGAAATCCGCCCCGGTGTGCGCCAGTCCACCGAAGAAACCCTGGTAGACACCGCCAACCTGATGGCCGAGATCCTGCGTGACGACTTCAAGGCCGGCACCCTCAGCCAGAACCGCTGGCCCGAGTTGCTCAAGGCTTATGGCGAACGGCAACCGAAGGCGAAAATCTGGGGGCTGCCGAAGAATCAGGTCAACCACCGCATTTACGTCACCGATGCCAAGGGCATTGTGGTGCTGGATTCCAGCGGCATCGCGGTGGGCCAGGACTTCTCGCGCTGGAACGACGTCTATCTGACCCTGCGTGGCGAATACGGCGCTCGTTCGACTCGCAGCAACCCGGATGACTCAACCTCGTCGGTGATGCACGTGGGGGCGCCGATTCGCGACAACGGCCAGATCATCGGCGTGGTGACGGTGGCCAAGCCCAACAGCTCGCTGCAGCCTTACGTTGATCGCACCGAGCGGCGATTGCTGGCGTATGGTGCCGGCCTGATCGGCCTCGGTTTGCTGTTCGGCGCGCTGTTGTCCTGGTGGTTGAGCGCGGCGCTGCGGCGGTTGACGGCGTATGCCCAGGCTGTCAGCGAAGGCCGGAGGGTCGAGGTGCCGCATTATCGTGGCGGCGAGCTGGAACAACTGGCCACGGCGGTGGAGCAGATGCGCACCCAGCTCGAAGGCAAAGCCTACGTCGAGCGTTATGTACACACCCTGACCCATGAATTGAAAAGCCCGCTGGCGGCGATTCGTGGCGCGGCGGAGTTGCTGCAAGGCGAGATGCCGCTGGCTCAGCAGCAGCGATTCGTCAGCAACATCGACAGCGAAAGTGCACGCATGCAGCAGTTGATCGAACGACTGTTGAACCTGGCGCAGGTGGAACAGCGCCAAGGGCTGGAAGAGCGGGTGGCCGTGCCGTTGGTGGATTTGGTCGATGAGCTGCTGAGCGCGCAGGCTGCACGAATCGAAGGCAAGCAGTTGCGTGTGGAACTGCACATTGCAGCGGATCTGAATCTGCTCGGCGAGCCGTTTCTGTTGCGTCAGGCACTGGGCAATCTGCTGGAGAATGCGTTGGATTTCACCCCGGCGTACGGTGTGTTGCGATTTTGCGCCGAACGAGTCGGTGAGCAGATTGAGTTCAGGCTGTTCAACCAGGCCGAGGCGATTCCCGACTATGCATTGCCGCGCTTGAGTGAGCGCTTCTACTCACTGCCGCGTCCGGACAGTGGGCGTAAAAGTACGGGGTTGGGGCTTAACTTCGTTGAAGAGGTGGTCAAGTTGCATGGCGGCATGATGAGCATCGGTAATGTTGACGGCGGTGTGCAGGTGAGTTTACGCCTGCCTTCAGACCGCTAA
- the creD gene encoding cell envelope integrity protein CreD — protein MNRSLTLKLGAIALLILLLLIPLLMINGVIQDRQQLRDGVLEDIARSSSYSQQLSGPLMVVPYRKTVRTWKTNEKTNQRYQDVGEERGRLYFLPERFELDGQVQTELRARGIYEARLFHADNRISGHFSVPAQLGIKEDFADYRFDQPFLAVGISDIRGIENALKLELNGQSLDFVPGSQVGWLGEGVHVTLPALDTRQATELAFGFDLRLQGTGQLQILPVGKTSKVSLAANWPHPSFIGNYLPAQREITDQGFTANWQTSFFSTNLQEALSSCVSSGQCEAFSGRSFGVSFIDPVDQYLKSDRAIKYALLFIVLTFAGFFLFEVLKSLAVHPVQYALVGVALAFFYLLLLSLSEHIGFALAYLLSASGCVALIGFYVCHVLRSVLHGLSFSAGLAALYGLLYGLLSAEDYALLMGSLLLFGLLGVFMVLTRKLDWYGIGQKSAKPLAFDIGAVE, from the coding sequence ATGAACCGTAGCCTGACCCTAAAACTCGGGGCGATTGCCCTTTTGATTCTGTTGTTGCTGATCCCGTTGCTGATGATCAACGGCGTGATCCAGGATCGGCAACAACTGCGCGACGGTGTGCTCGAAGACATCGCCCGCAGTTCCAGCTATAGCCAGCAACTGAGCGGTCCGCTGATGGTGGTGCCCTATCGCAAAACGGTGCGCACCTGGAAAACCAATGAAAAAACCAACCAGCGTTACCAGGATGTCGGCGAGGAGCGCGGGCGTTTGTATTTCCTGCCGGAGCGCTTTGAACTGGACGGCCAGGTCCAGACTGAACTGCGTGCCCGGGGTATCTACGAGGCGCGGTTGTTTCACGCCGACAACCGCATCAGCGGGCATTTCTCGGTCCCGGCACAACTGGGCATCAAGGAAGACTTCGCCGATTACCGCTTCGATCAGCCGTTCCTGGCTGTCGGCATCAGCGACATTCGCGGCATCGAAAATGCCCTGAAACTCGAACTCAATGGCCAGAGCCTGGACTTTGTACCGGGTAGCCAAGTGGGCTGGTTGGGCGAGGGTGTGCACGTCACGCTGCCAGCGCTGGACACCAGGCAGGCCACGGAATTGGCATTCGGTTTCGACTTGCGCCTGCAAGGCACCGGCCAGTTGCAGATTCTCCCGGTGGGCAAGACCAGCAAGGTTTCACTGGCCGCCAACTGGCCTCATCCCAGCTTCATCGGTAACTACCTGCCGGCCCAGCGTGAAATCACCGATCAGGGCTTCACCGCCAATTGGCAGACCTCGTTTTTCTCCACCAACCTGCAAGAGGCGTTGAGCAGTTGCGTGTCGAGTGGTCAGTGCGAGGCGTTCAGCGGTCGCAGTTTCGGCGTGAGTTTCATCGACCCGGTGGACCAGTACCTGAAAAGCGACCGGGCAATCAAATACGCGTTGCTATTCATCGTCCTGACCTTCGCGGGTTTCTTCCTCTTCGAAGTGCTGAAAAGCCTGGCGGTACACCCGGTGCAATACGCGTTGGTGGGCGTGGCGCTGGCGTTCTTCTACCTGTTGCTGCTGTCGCTGTCCGAACACATCGGCTTTGCCTTGGCGTATCTGTTGTCGGCGAGTGGCTGTGTGGCGTTGATCGGGTTCTATGTCTGCCATGTGCTGCGCAGCGTGCTTCACGGCTTGAGCTTTTCGGCGGGGTTGGCGGCGTTGTATGGCTTGCTCTACGGCCTATTGAGTGCCGAGGATTACGCGCTGTTGATGGGCTCGCTGCTGCTGTTCGGGTTGCTGGGCGTGTTTATGGTGCTGACTCGCAAGCTGGACTGGTACGGGATCGGGCAAAAGTCCGCCAAGCCGCTGGCGTTTGATATTGGGGCGGTGGAATGA
- a CDS encoding glutathione S-transferase gives MSVPSMTLFHNPASPFVRKVMVLLHETGQTNRVALQASQLTPVSPDPALNEDNPLGKIPALRLADGNVLYDSRVILDYLDHQHVGNPLIPREGSARWRRLTLASLADGIMDAAVMIRYEVALRSPEKHWDTWLDSQRDKIRRALALLEADAIAELTSHFDVAAISVACALGYLDLRHPDLEWRKENPKLAEWYFEVSQRPSMIATMPKV, from the coding sequence ATGTCCGTCCCCAGCATGACCTTGTTCCACAACCCCGCGTCGCCTTTTGTTCGTAAAGTCATGGTGCTGCTGCACGAAACCGGGCAAACGAACCGCGTGGCGCTGCAAGCCAGCCAGCTCACGCCCGTCAGCCCGGATCCGGCCCTCAACGAAGACAACCCGTTGGGCAAGATTCCGGCGCTGCGCCTGGCCGACGGCAATGTGTTGTACGACAGCCGGGTGATCCTCGACTACCTCGATCACCAGCACGTCGGCAATCCTCTGATTCCTCGTGAAGGCTCGGCGCGCTGGCGGCGTTTGACCCTGGCTTCTCTGGCTGACGGGATCATGGATGCCGCAGTGATGATTCGCTATGAAGTAGCCCTGCGCTCGCCGGAAAAACATTGGGACACATGGCTCGACAGTCAGCGCGACAAGATTCGTCGCGCCCTGGCGCTGCTGGAGGCCGATGCGATTGCCGAGCTGACCAGCCATTTCGATGTGGCGGCGATCAGTGTTGCCTGTGCCTTGGGTTATCTGGATCTGCGCCATCCGGATCTGGAATGGCGCAAAGAGAATCCGAAGCTGGCGGAGTGGTATTTCGAGGTGAGTCAGCGGCCTTCGATGATCGCGACGATGCCCAAGGTTTAG
- a CDS encoding PolC-type DNA polymerase III has product MSLFSWLRPASPVLPGELQQRLERLPAVAELSDCSLREQRWVVLDLETTGLNLNKDRLLSIGAVVIEDGAIDFSQQFERTLQCTELKLGPSVLIHGLGPSAIAAGSDPAQALLEFMEFVGDSPVLAFHAPFDQHMLGRALKEHLGYKLQHPFLDVADIAPLLCPQAHFREAGLDEWIDWFKLEVFERHNASADALATAELMLILFSRARQQQIYSPLNLQQRLSQWKRRRQAPSF; this is encoded by the coding sequence ATGAGCCTGTTTTCATGGCTGCGCCCGGCCAGTCCCGTTTTGCCCGGCGAACTGCAACAGCGTCTGGAGCGCTTGCCGGCCGTGGCCGAGCTGAGCGATTGCAGCCTGCGCGAGCAACGCTGGGTGGTACTCGACCTGGAAACCACCGGGCTGAACCTGAATAAAGACCGGCTGTTGTCCATCGGCGCGGTGGTGATCGAGGACGGGGCGATCGATTTCAGCCAGCAGTTCGAACGCACGTTGCAATGCACCGAACTCAAACTCGGCCCCAGCGTGTTGATTCATGGTCTTGGCCCGAGCGCCATTGCCGCCGGCAGCGACCCTGCGCAGGCCCTGCTCGAATTCATGGAGTTCGTCGGCGACAGTCCGGTGTTGGCGTTTCATGCGCCGTTCGACCAGCACATGCTGGGGCGCGCGCTGAAAGAACATCTGGGCTACAAGTTGCAGCATCCGTTTCTGGACGTGGCAGACATCGCCCCGTTGCTGTGCCCGCAGGCGCATTTTCGCGAGGCTGGGCTGGACGAGTGGATCGACTGGTTCAAGCTGGAGGTCTTCGAGCGGCATAACGCCAGTGCCGATGCGCTGGCGACGGCGGAGCTGATGCTGATTTTATTCAGCCGGGCGCGACAGCAGCAGATTTATAGCCCATTGAATTTGCAGCAGCGGCTGAGTCAGTGGAAGCGGCGGCGGCAGGCTCCGTCTTTTTGA